In Nisaea acidiphila, the DNA window TGCCCGGCAGAAAAGCCCGTGAGAGATAGAAAGCGGCATTGAGATCGACGGAAATGACCCGGTCCCAATCCTCGTCGGTCATCTCGAGGAGTTTCTTCTGGGGTCGGATGGCCGCGTTGTTCACCAGCGCGTCGATCCGGCCGAACCGCTCAAGCGCGGAAGCCGCCATGGCCCGAACGTCGGCACTCTTGCCGACATCGCCGATGGCGATCATTGCTTCGGAGCCGGCGTCCTCCACTTCCCGGGCCACACGTTCGCATGCCGCACGGTCGTGACTACCGTTCAAAACGACGTTGAATCCGTCCCGCGCGAGCCGTACCGCAATGGCACGGCCGATGTTTCGCCCAGATCCGCTGATGAAAACTGTCTTTGCCATAATCTGTCCTCCCCTGTGTCCGGCGAGAGGATAGCGACAAGTTAACTTTTATGGGAAGTGGACTGGCTTATCCTAGTATCTGCAACGGGGAGGCTGATCGTAAACAGTGATCCGCGAGCAATCGCGCTCAAAGAATCCAGCCATGTACTCGAACGGATTCTTGTCTGCGTAAGCCTCGGTCGCGACCCATGTCGCACCGCCTACGGCGGCGACCGTACAGCCGGACGTTCCAAGCAGCAGGGCCAGAAGCCCCAAGGATCTCATCAACGGACGCATTTTGCCTCCCATCGCAACGATTTTGTCACAAATGCTATATAAATAACTTATCAGAGTTCCCGACAGATTTCCAGTACAGAGACGGCACGTTTCTTGCTGCG includes these proteins:
- a CDS encoding SDR family NAD(P)-dependent oxidoreductase, which encodes MAKTVFISGSGRNIGRAIAVRLARDGFNVVLNGSHDRAACERVAREVEDAGSEAMIAIGDVGKSADVRAMAASALERFGRIDALVNNAAIRPQKKLLEMTDEDWDRVISVDLNAAFYLSRAFLPGMVEAGWGRIVNFAGMNAIHGYAGRAPVSAAKHGVWGLTKALAKEFGPEGVTANVISPGPIRPDESDHEHAEHIRSQLSRIPVGRLGEAEDIAAMVSLLCGNEGGFVNGQMLAVNGGTET